The genomic interval TAATCAATATCTGCATAAGTTCTTTATTGTCAATAATTGAAAAATATGATACAAAAGATGCCTATGAAAGGTAGAATTCATAAGCTAGGCGATGATATCAATACTGACTACATTATATCCGGCCGCTATAAGTTCTCTATTACAGATCCTAAAGAGCTTGCTAAGAAGGTCTTTGAAGATTTAGACCCCGACTTAGCTTCTAGAATAAAAGAGGGTGATTTTATCGTAGCAGGTGAAAACTTCGGCTGCGGTTCATCCAGAGAGCAGGCGCCTCAGGCGCTTAAGGCAGCAGGGATTGGAGCTATTATTGCAAAGTATTATGCCAGGATATTCTATAGAAACGCTGTCAATCTTGGGTTATTGGTTTTAGAGGCAGATACAGATAATATTGATGATGGTGATGAGATTGAAGTTGATATGGATAGCTCAAAGATAAAGGTTTTAAATAAAGATAAAGAGATAGAGTTTAAAAAAATGCCTGAATTTATGCAAAAGATAATAGAAGAGGGTGGAGTCATAGAGTATATAAAGAAGAAGGGAGATATTTAGATGGCGAAGGTTACTCTTATTCCGGGCGATGGTATAGGTCCCAGCGTTAGCGAGGCTATGAGAAGATGTGTTGAGGCAACCGGAGCAGATATTACCTGGGATGTTGTAGCTGCAGGGACTGATGTTATGGATAAGTATGGTACGCCTTTACCTGAACATGTCTTAGATTCAATAAGAGAGAATAAGGTTGCAATAAAGGGACCTATTGTTACGCCAATTGGTATAGGTTTTCGCTCTGTAAATGTTCAGATAAGAAAGAGCCTCGACCTCTATGCCTGTGTTAGGCCTTGTAAGTCATATCCAGGGGTAAAGTCTCACTTTAATGATATTGATATAGTTATCATAAGAGAGAACACAGAGGATCTCTATTCGGGATTAGAGTTTAACCCTAAATTTGGTGGAGAAGAAGAGCTATCAAAAATTTTAAAAGAATACTACAAATATGACCTGCCCAAGAAGTGGGGTGTGAGCCTGAAGCTCATAACAGAGAATGGCGCAAGAAGGATTGTTGATTATGCATTCCGTTATGCAAGAGAGAACAACAGAAAGAGAGTTACAGCAGTACATAAGGCAAATATATTAAAGTTCTCAGATGGTTTGTTTCTTGAGGTAGCACGTGAAGTTGCCAAGAATTATCCTGATATAGAGTTTTGGGAATTAATAGTCGATAATACCTGTATGCAGCTTGTGATGAGGCCCCATGAGCATGATGTTTTGGTTCTGCCCAATCTATATGGAGATATTATATCCGATCTCTGCGCCGGGCTCATCGGAGGCCTTGGTGTTGCTCCAGGTGCAAACATAGGAGATAATTATGCTGTATTTGAGCCTACTCATGGCTCAGCTCCTAAATATAAGGACAAGAATAAGGTTAATCCTACTGCTGCAATTCTTTCAGGCATGCTGATGTTAAGATATCTTGGATTTAAAGACCAAGCAGATAGACTAGAGAATGCAGTTGCAGAAGTCTTAAAAGAAGGTGAAGCAGTGACTTATGATTTTAAGCCTACCCGTGAAGACCCTTCAGCAGTTGGAACAGAAGAGATGACCGAAGCTATAATTTCTAAGATTTAATTAAATCCGATATTATCAATGTAAATTGCACCTTGATTATTTCCTACATTGTCGCCTTCAAAGATTATTGCAATCTGTTCCAGCTCGAAGTTAGCTGGTAAAAGAGGTAATAAATCACCCAAGTTTATTTCTATCGTTTGCCAATCGCCTGTTATATTATCTATTTCGAAAGAATAATTTATTCCGTCAATACAGAGTTCTATTTTAATTTTATCTGGGATTCCTATTCCTGCATCGCCTTTAATGTCAAATTTGAGCTTATTTGTGCTGCTGAGATTTAAATTATCGGTGATTAAATACATTCCATTGAATCCTCCCGGCTGAAGTTGATACTGAAGACGCATTACTTTGCCGTGTTCGGGAGTATTTTCTACAATCCCGATATCAATACTTCCGTTCGGCCCATCAACCGGGCCTATTTTCTGTACAATACTATTTGGCCGCATACCTTCTTCAAAAGTTGTAACAAGGTAATTCATATTAGGTATTACAATTGCGTCGTTCCTTAATATTCGGGCTTGAGTCAATAGTATTTCTGTGTCTTTATATTCGGTATCGTAATAAAGGACTTTCTGGAATATCTTTATGGCATCTGAAAACCGGGATGCAGTAAGTTGATTTTTACCTTCCTGATAAAGGTTCTCTAATTCTTGTGTAAAGAGATTGTTAACTTGAGTTTCTAATTGATTGAGATTAGGGAATCTTGCTTCTTGGTTATAAGTTGTAATTAAATCTTTTAAATAATCAAAAAGCACTCTTGCTTCTTCCCATTTGTTTTGAGCAATATTATCGTTTATTAAATTATAGACGTTATCCATTTCAGCGTTTATTTCAGTTTCTGTAAAGAAAGTTTCGTTTTGTATTAATTCGGCTATATTTGCAAATTCTGCACTGCCCATAAATAAGCCGCGGATTGAATTATTAAGATTATTAGCTATTGCAGCTAAAGCTATGCCCTGCAGGAGAGTTGAATTAAGATAAATCCCCAAATCATTGTCTGCATCTATTGCATCAATCAAGCCGAATTCAGATTGAATGCTTCCGGGATACATGTTTTCAAGAAGCGTTAGTAAATCTCCTCCTTCACCAGTTGCATTTAAAGAAAGCAAGAGCGTGTAAGGTGAAAGTATTCCCTCAGTCGGATATGGGTTTACTCCAGCTGGAGAACCGAATTCCCCGTATTCATATATACTGTTATAACACGGTGCTTCGCCCCAGAAAGGATAACCGTTTTCAATTGCCTGCAGCTTCTGTATTAAAACAGCTTTTTTGAAGTTAAGCCCAAATCCATCAGGTGATAGTTGTGCTTCATCAATGAAAAGAGATGGGAATAAGAATTCAAATAAACTTCCTCCATAACTTGCAATAACATCAATCCCATAAACATTTATTTTATTGCGTGCTAATGTTTGCCAATGTAGGGTTGCCTCAGCGCCGGATATATCACCTTTACCGATTGCAAGGTAAGATATCAGACGGGTTTCGGTATTTAATATTCCGTAGTGGAAGTTTGAAGGAGTAACTGTTTCATTTGCGTCGTTGTAGTCATAACCTCCGTAGAAAAGATGAGCTGTATCATCATAGAAAAACCCCAAATCAATTTTGTTAATCAGCTCGTTTAAATCATTGGCTAATACAGGAGCTGCCTCTCGCGCTAAGATCAATGCCATAACCAGATTAGTGTTATCAATGGATGAAATGAACTTATTGAACGTTGCAGTTTTAGATGGCAGTTCGTAATAGTTAAAGAAATACATTTTTCCCGCAAATTCACCCTTCTCAGGACTATAAGTTTGCAATGAATATAGAGAATTTATTAATTGAGTTAAAGCTGCATTAAATTCCCCTGCTGTTAATTTATCCAGCTTATATAGTGATACTAAAGATATGATATGCATTCCGATGTCGGTTATTGAGGTATAATTAGGTTGGTAGACTTTATCATCTTCTGTAAAACTTATCCAGCTGTAAGGAAGGCCTGTTGCAAGGTCAATCCCAGCTCCTTCTTGAAAGTATTGTAAAATTTTTTCAGAAGTATCGTATAAAAAAGAAGCGAGGGCTTGACCCCCGCTTAGTTTATCGATTATTTTCTGGATAGCCTCTTCAAGCTCCAGGCCTTCTTCGTTTATTAGTTTTAGAACCTCGTTCATCCAGAAAGATAATATTCCTGCATCATCTCCGATAAAGAGATTAAGGTTTCTTCCTTCACGTGCTTCAACATGGGGCAAGAGGCGCTTCCAAATATATAATCCCTGATTTATTACCCCTGCTCCATTGGAAACAGCCTCTTGTGCCCAGTATGTTATGAATCCATTATCTTCATAATCATTATCAAAGAAATCAACCGTACCAATCAACTCTTCAACCTCGGATGTACCGTTATTATCAAAGTCATTACTTAGTACAGCATTCATATTTGATAAAACATCTTTTGTATATTGAATTCCATTAGCTAC from Candidatus Kaelpia imicola carries:
- a CDS encoding 3-isopropylmalate dehydratase small subunit, whose product is MPMKGRIHKLGDDINTDYIISGRYKFSITDPKELAKKVFEDLDPDLASRIKEGDFIVAGENFGCGSSREQAPQALKAAGIGAIIAKYYARIFYRNAVNLGLLVLEADTDNIDDGDEIEVDMDSSKIKVLNKDKEIEFKKMPEFMQKIIEEGGVIEYIKKKGDI
- a CDS encoding isocitrate/isopropylmalate dehydrogenase family protein, encoding MAKVTLIPGDGIGPSVSEAMRRCVEATGADITWDVVAAGTDVMDKYGTPLPEHVLDSIRENKVAIKGPIVTPIGIGFRSVNVQIRKSLDLYACVRPCKSYPGVKSHFNDIDIVIIRENTEDLYSGLEFNPKFGGEEELSKILKEYYKYDLPKKWGVSLKLITENGARRIVDYAFRYARENNRKRVTAVHKANILKFSDGLFLEVAREVAKNYPDIEFWELIVDNTCMQLVMRPHEHDVLVLPNLYGDIISDLCAGLIGGLGVAPGANIGDNYAVFEPTHGSAPKYKDKNKVNPTAAILSGMLMLRYLGFKDQADRLENAVAEVLKEGEAVTYDFKPTREDPSAVGTEEMTEAIISKI
- a CDS encoding glucoamylase family protein, encoding VNEGNATIQALLDAMAAILPEIEVLIGVVDFFDNDYEDNGFLSYWAEYGVANGIQYTKDVLSNMNAVLSNDFDNNGTSEVEELIGTVDFFDNDYEDNGFITYWAQEAVSNGAGVINQGLYIWKRLLPHVEAREGRNLNLFIGDDAGILSFWMNEVLKLINEEGLELEEAIQKIIDKLSGGQALASFLYDTSEKILQYFQEGAGIDLATGLPYSWISFTEDDKVYQPNYTSITDIGMHIISLVSLYKLDKLTAGEFNAALTQLINSLYSLQTYSPEKGEFAGKMYFFNYYELPSKTATFNKFISSIDNTNLVMALILAREAAPVLANDLNELINKIDLGFFYDDTAHLFYGGYDYNDANETVTPSNFHYGILNTETRLISYLAIGKGDISGAEATLHWQTLARNKINVYGIDVIASYGGSLFEFLFPSLFIDEAQLSPDGFGLNFKKAVLIQKLQAIENGYPFWGEAPCYNSIYEYGEFGSPAGVNPYPTEGILSPYTLLLSLNATGEGGDLLTLLENMYPGSIQSEFGLIDAIDADNDLGIYLNSTLLQGIALAAIANNLNNSIRGLFMGSAEFANIAELIQNETFFTETEINAEMDNVYNLINDNIAQNKWEEARVLFDYLKDLITTYNQEARFPNLNQLETQVNNLFTQELENLYQEGKNQLTASRFSDAIKIFQKVLYYDTEYKDTEILLTQARILRNDAIVIPNMNYLVTTFEEGMRPNSIVQKIGPVDGPNGSIDIGIVENTPEHGKVMRLQYQLQPGGFNGMYLITDNLNLSSTNKLKFDIKGDAGIGIPDKIKIELCIDGINYSFEIDNITGDWQTIEINLGDLLPLLPANFELEQIAIIFEGDNVGNNQGAIYIDNIGFN